Genomic segment of Verrucomicrobium sp.:
GCATGGCGTCCCGCGCGTTCATGGCCAGGTTGAGGAGGGCCTGGTGGATCTCGTTGGGATGGCCGCAGGTCAGGGGAAGGTTTTCCGCCAGGGTGAGGCGGACGTCGATGCCGGGAAAGGCGCCGTGGACGAGGTTGGCCAGGTCGCCCAGGAGACGGGGGACGTCCAGGGGCTCGAGTGACTGCTCGGAGACCCGGAAGAGGTCCATCATCTGGTTGATCATGTCCAGGCCCCGGTCGGCGGAGTCCCGGATGAGGTGCATCAGCTCCTGCAGCTTGGGGTCCTGGTAGCGTTCCTCCACCAGGTGGCTGGTGAATTTGATGGGGTGAAGGAGGTTCTTGAGGTCGTGGGTCAGGCCCGCGGCGATGGGGCCGAAGCCCTCCAGCCGCTGGATGCAGAGGAGCTGCTGTTCCAGCTGGCGCTTCTCCGCGCGGTTGCGCGCCTCGTCCAGGGCGCGCTGGACGGCCAGGGGCAGCCGGCTGAGGCGGCTTTTGAGGACGTAGTCGGTCGCCCCGAGCTTGATCGATTCGATGGCGGCCTCTTCGCCGATGGTGCCGGAGACGAAGAGGAAGGGGACGTCCGGGGCGGCGCGGTTGACGATTTCCAGCGCGGTGCGCCCGTCGAAGGCGGGCAGGCTCAGGTCGGCCAGGACGACGTCCGCGCCTTCCTCCTTCAGGGCGTGCCGCAGGGCTTCTTCCGTCTCCACGCGCGTGTAGCGGCAGGGGAGGCCGTCGCTCTCCAGGATCTCCCGGATGAGCGCGGCGTCGCGCTCGTTGTCCTCGACGTGGAGGACGCGGAGCGGGCCGGTCTTGGGGAGGTTGGAGGCCATGGGCGTGCGCGGGCGGGGTGTCAGGCGGCGGGGCGGGGCGGCTCGTTGAAGAAGGCCCAGAAGAGGCCCAGGGCCTTCACGGCCTCGATGAAGTCGTGGAACTTGACCGGCTTGACGACGTAGGCGTTGACGCCCATGCCGTAGCTGGCCAGCAGGTCGCGCTCTTCGCGGGAGGAGGAGAGGATGACGACGGGGATGACGCGGAGGGAGTCGTGGGACTTGATTTCCTTGAGCACTTCCAGCCCGTCGACCTTCGGCATCTTGATGTCCAGGAGGATGAGGGCGGGGTTTTCCGGCGGGCGGTTGGCGTAGGCGCCGCGGCGGTGGAGGTAGTCGAGGGCGGCCTCGCCGTCCTTCACGACGACGACCTCGTTGGCCAGGTTGTAGTCGCTCAGGGCCTCGAGGGTCAGCTCGACGTCTTTCGGGTTGTCTTCGGCGAGGAGGATGGTGCGTATTTCTCTCATGCGATGGCTGGGGTGGGGACCGGGCCGTTGATCGGCACGCCGGTGGGCGTGACCTGGGCGGCGGCGGCCGGCGGGTTCAGGGGAAGGGAGAAGAAGAAGGCGGCGCCTTGGTCGAGGGCGCTTTCCGCCCAGACTTTGCCGCCGTGCCGCAGCACGATGCGGCGGACGTTGGCCAGGCCGATGCCGGTGCCCTCGTACTCATCCGCCTGGTGGAGGCGCTGGAAGACGCCGAAGAGCTTGTGGGCGTACTTCATGTTGAAGCCGACGCCGTTGTCCTTCACGAAGTAGACCCTCTCCGCCTCGGCGGCCTGGCAGCCGATCTCGACGACGGCCTCCTCCCGCGTGCGGCTGTACTTGATGGCGTTGCCGACCAGGTTCGCCCAGACCTGGCGGAGCATGGCGGCGTCTCCGCGGATGGGCGGCAGGGGGGCGATGTTGAAGCGGACTTTCCGTCCCTCCGTTTCCAGTTGGTGGTAGCGGACGACTTCCTGGACGAGGGCCGCCATGTCGACCTCCTCCTGCGTCATCTCCGCGCGCCCCATGCGGGAGAAGACCAGAAGGTCGTCGATGAGCGCGCCCATCTGGGTGGAGGATTCCAGGATGTAGCCGAGGTAGCGCTCCGTCTTGGGGTCGGGGGCGGCCTTGCCCAGGTGGGTCTTGAGGAGGTCGCCGAAGCCGGTGATGTGGCGCAGCGGGGCGCGCAGGTCGTGGGAGACGGAATAGCTGAAGGCTTCCAGCTCCTGGTTGATGGCCTGGGTCTGGTCGACGCGCAGGGAGAGTTCCTGGTTGAGGCGGGTGATCTGTTCCTCCGTCTTCTTGCGGCCGGTGACGTCCTTGGCGGAAAGGAGGATCAGCCGCTGGCCGCCCATGCCGGGAAAGGTGCGGGCGTTCAGCAGCATGACGCGCGTCTCGCCGCCGGGGACGGGCTGCGTGACTTCCCAGTCCCAGATTTCCCGGTTCTGGGGGACCAGGTCGGCCAGGCGCTGCTGGAGCTCCGGCAGGTCCCAGGCGCCCTGGCCCAGGTCCCGCAGGAAGAGGCCGCGCGCCGTGGCGGCGGGGACGCCGTAGAGGTTGGTGAAGGCGCGGTTGACGTGGCGGACGCGGCCGTGGCGGTCGAGGACGGCCAGGGGGTCGGGGTTGATCTCCACGATCGTCTCCGCGTGGGCGGAGGCTTCCCGGGAGAGGTC
This window contains:
- a CDS encoding response regulator, translated to MASNLPKTGPLRVLHVEDNERDAALIREILESDGLPCRYTRVETEEALRHALKEEGADVVLADLSLPAFDGRTALEIVNRAAPDVPFLFVSGTIGEEAAIESIKLGATDYVLKSRLSRLPLAVQRALDEARNRAEKRQLEQQLLCIQRLEGFGPIAAGLTHDLKNLLHPIKFTSHLVEERYQDPKLQELMHLIRDSADRGLDMINQMMDLFRVSEQSLEPLDVPRLLGDLANLVHGAFPGIDVRLTLAENLPLTCGHPNEIHQALLNLAMNARDAMQNQGALHLEAAPAHLDAGFFLPEENGGTPGDYLRLTVWDTGPGIPEHLLGRIFEPLFTTKEKGGTGLGLVSVSTIVRNHRGYLRVANAAAPETGARFDLYLPPNISPRAVGTEAPAPAVAGKHEIHSHIPTGKGQVIGLATEEAALRAAARDVLETCGYRVRTAEHSGSALTQFAGEEGHVDLLILDRELSVVNGVETARAIHQHHSAMPILLVTSHPEVTLTAQKKEAGVRAILHRPFNASQLLQAVSQALDTGEVISIRA
- a CDS encoding response regulator, yielding MREIRTILLAEDNPKDVELTLEALSDYNLANEVVVVKDGEAALDYLHRRGAYANRPPENPALILLDIKMPKVDGLEVLKEIKSHDSLRVIPVVILSSSREERDLLASYGMGVNAYVVKPVKFHDFIEAVKALGLFWAFFNEPPRPAA
- a CDS encoding ATP-binding protein, which translates into the protein MPFSSASAARRTGYAQVAEWFSELPSGLKRAILVILGLVVVVLPALLYDTATRAAYDAARWVSHTYLVEARCYRLLFDMRDTESILRTRIVGLQGAEKPPASPADALHEDLLEIQQLTLDNPRQQERLGQLRVILDTRLDTLQDGVRLAQTGHPKEGLDKINEVIRNYPFRALTDQILAEERGLLEGRLRTTSHRQHLASTLIWGAVFAQFLLGGTLYLASERDLARRRAAEDLSREASAHAETIVEINPDPLAVLDRHGRVRHVNRAFTNLYGVPAATARGLFLRDLGQGAWDLPELQQRLADLVPQNREIWDWEVTQPVPGGETRVMLLNARTFPGMGGQRLILLSAKDVTGRKKTEEQITRLNQELSLRVDQTQAINQELEAFSYSVSHDLRAPLRHITGFGDLLKTHLGKAAPDPKTERYLGYILESSTQMGALIDDLLVFSRMGRAEMTQEEVDMAALVQEVVRYHQLETEGRKVRFNIAPLPPIRGDAAMLRQVWANLVGNAIKYSRTREEAVVEIGCQAAEAERVYFVKDNGVGFNMKYAHKLFGVFQRLHQADEYEGTGIGLANVRRIVLRHGGKVWAESALDQGAAFFFSLPLNPPAAAAQVTPTGVPINGPVPTPAIA